CGATAATTTAATAAATTATTTTATGAAGAGAACCCGACTTCACGGCTTCTTTTATCTCTCTAGCTATCCTCCTACCCATGGACATAGGCTCATCGTAGTAATAGTAAGAGTAAGGTGAGCCATCGGTGTAGAGGTTCGTCCCAGCTACTATCCTAGCGGATACCTCGAATGTGATGAAGCCCCTGGAGGGATTATATATCATCTCCATGCAGAACGGACCTATCAAGCCGGGATAGAAGAGCCTCCTCGACGAGGAAATTATCTTAACAGCATCTCTCAGCAAATCAACTAGATATTTCTCCCTCACGATCACGGGTATGTTGCCGGTGACGGTATAGTCCATGAAATCCTCCATGAGATCGGGTAAGCCCCTATGTATCTCATCGATAACCTCAAGACGGCGATCTATCCCCAATAACTCAAGTCTCCCCCCCTCTAAATCTGCTATATTCTCCCCCTCGATCGGGCTGAAGAAGAAGTGCGGGTAGAACCTCACCCCGACTATGAATTCCTCTATCACGACATCCTCGAGACTCCCAACTAAACCCCTCTCCTTGAGCTCACTGAACTTTTCGTAGAATTCCTCAGGGCTTGAGGCTTTGAAATATCCCTTTCCACCCTTAGCTCCATGTAGCTTGACTATCACAGGCCTATCTATATCCTCAGGACTCCTATATATTCTCGGAGTCGGTACGCCCGCATCCTCCAGCCATTTCCTCTGCCTCCTCCTATCCCCCTCCCAGTAGAGCGTCAATCTATTGCCGAACATGGGCACTCTGAATCTCTCCAGTATGTTCTCACTCCCTACGTATTCTACGAAAGATCCGTGAGGTATCATTATGACGTTCTCAGAGATGAGCTCCTCCTGAGTCTCTTCGCTCAGCAGATCTCCGTAACTATCGACTTCAATGAATATATCTGGCGATGCCCTCGGGAAGCTCTCATAATAGGGCTTATTCTCCCTCAGAACTATACCGACGCTTCTGAGACCTTCTCTCCGCGCTCCATTGAATATCTGAAGGGAGGAGTGGGAGCATATAGTACCTATCTTCACGTCGGACTCATCGTACTTCGATAGGACACTGAGTATCCTCTCCCTAGGTATCATGTCACTACCTCCTCCAGCATACCTCTCTTCAACGCTTCCCTTATCTCAAGGGCGATCCTCCTACCCACGCTCATCTGAACCCCCCAGAGGTCCTCTGAGTAGGGGGTGAACTTTATCCCAGGGGATCCAGGGACCCTGACGCTCACATCGTAAACTACTATATCCTCATGAGGCGGGCCGGGGATTACCACGCTTTGGAGAGCGAAAGGACCTATCACTCCAGGTGGGCATAGCTCTCTCGCCGCTCTCACAAATCTCTCAGCTAGTTCGAAAGCTCCCTCCAAGAGCGACTCCCTTATCGTGCAAGCCACGTGCCCCACCTCTATATTCCTCACCTCAAGATACCTCAAAGCTTCGAGCTGCTGTGTAGCGGGCAGCCTCACTATACCATCTATATTAGTCTGCCTCCTCATATCGATCCCTAGGAGCTCTATCTCACCATCCAGAGGTGAGTAGAAGAAGTTGAAGTTGAAATAGGCCCCTATCAATAGCTCCTCTATGACAGCTTCATCTAAAGCTTCCTTTTTTATCAAACCCCTCTCTAAAAGCTCCCTGGACCTCTCTTCGAACTCTCTAGGAGAGGATACTATGAAGAAAGCTCTCTCATAGCCTCTAGCCGCTTCGGATACTTTGACTATAGCTGGCCCGTCTATCTCATCAGGGTCCTTGAATATCCTGGGGTGGGGTATACCGGCCCTCTCGAGCAATTCGTACTGATTGAGCTCGCCCCCTCTCTCCTCAACCCTGAGCAAGTACCTGTTCCCGAATATAGGTATGTAAAGCGAGTTCTCTATAGCTTCATAACCTACGTATACGCAAAGGCCTCTATGGGGCACTAAGATAGTGTTCCTCTCCCTTATCTCCTCCTGCACTTCCTCATTCACGATATCCCGGAACTTATCGAGGACGATCACCTCATCGATTATCCCGACTCTCCTACCGAACCTCTCCCTTGAGATGTAGTACCTCGAGTAAGTCCTCTCCCTTCCCCTCTGGCATATGACTAGCGTCCTGAAACCCTCGTCCTTCGCGCCTCTACTTACTTCTAGGGCGGAATGGGTCCCAAGGACACCTATTGTCAGCTCCCGCCCTGAGTAGCCCTCGAGGATCCTCGCTATCTCCACCCTGCTTACCATCGAGTGAGCTCATCTCACAACGATTAAAAAGGTACATGCGATCGAATTTTATTTGAGGGTATCAGGTAATAGTATGCTCATAGTCGAGATAGCTGTGGATCCGATAGGCACCAGTTCCCCTAGCGTCGGGGATTACATAAGGAGAGTGGTGGAGGTGATAAAGAGGAGGGGATTGAAGCACTGGGTAGGGCCCATGGGGACTTCAATCGAGATATCCAGCTTTAAGGAGCTCGGGGAACTCCTCCAAGATATACACGATGAGCTCAACAGACTGGGGGTCATGAGGATCGTGACCGCTGTGAGGATCGATGATAGGAGGGATAAGGGAATAGACATGGAGTATAAAGTGAGGAGGGCGAGCGGATAATAAAACTTCAGAAGATGACCCTCACCTCCTCCCCCTCTCCCCCTGATGTCTCCAGTATGAACTCCAGGGTGAGGAAGGCGGCTCTCCTGAGCAAGGAGGCATCTACACCAGGAACTCCAGCGGCCACTATGAGGACTTCCCTCGTTCCCTGAGTTATCATGGTCCTCACACTATCCCTGTGAGGGTAGAGGAAGATAGGGCCATCCTCATCAGCTAGGACAGGCTCCCCTCCGGACAGGACCTTCTCACCCCCTCCTATCGGCTTGAAGATCTCCCCAGGCCTGGCTAACCTCAGCTCCAGCTTCCCCCTCACTTTCCCCAGATCGTAGAGGCCTATTGGCACCAATGTGATCGCGCTAGCCGCATTTCCGGAGTCGACGATGCTATTTATAGATGGCAAACCTTCCTTAAGGATCCTCCTGACTAGGGCTTCGCTGCTGGGCCTCACCTTAGTTGGATCTATTCCTATCCTCCAGTAGAAGTCCCTGTATGCCCTGACTACAGGATCCTCCTTCAAGCTCTCCAGAGTGTACTTCCTCCTGACCTCCTCAACAGCCAGCTCTATAACCTTACTCCCGGATCCCCTCACCTCCACGCCTCTCGCTCTCGAGAAGGCTATCGAGATCCCGAGGGCTCTAGCGTCCTCTCCCAGCTCTATCATAATCCCTCAGTAAGATCACCTCCTATTTAAATCAGTACCAAGCGAGATTTACGGGATTAAATCTGAGTGAGAGATGCTTGAAGAGGGATCCAAATTCTCGGGGATTCGAGCATACATTAAAGTGGTCAATGCTTTAATTAAACTTAGGGCGGTCAGGACCTCCTATAGGAGGAGATATCATGTGCCCCATGGGCTTGGATCTAGAGTTAGCTGTAGCAGCTCTGAAGCTCGTTAGGGACATTATGAAAGTGAGGGAGGGGGAGGAGGTAGTCATAACTGCTGATACTGGCTGTGACTGGAGGGTCGCTGAAGCTACCGCTCAAGCAGCCGCCCAACTTAATGCGAAGCCCATAGTAGTGTGGTACATGTCCCCCCCAGGTGTGGGGAAGGCAGCAGATCCTCACATACCCCTAAAAGCCTTGAAAGCCCTTTTGAGCGAGTCGGATGTCTGGATTGAGTTCAATAAATCCTGGTTGCTCTATTCGACACCTTATGAGAGTGCGATGAGCGCCGGTAAGGTTCGTTATATCTGCTTAGTTGGGATGGATGCTGATATGGCCACTAGGACTATAGGGAGGGTGAAAGTCCCCCTCCTCTACGAGTTCCAGAGGAGGTTAGCTAGGATAACGGAGAGATCGAGGCATATGAGGATAAAAACACCGGCTGGAACTGATGTGGAATTTGAGAATGATAGGGAGAGGCCCGTGCTCGTGGAAGGGGAGGTAGAAGGGCCCGGGGAGTACATGCTCTTCGGTCAGGTTGATTGGGCCCCAGTAGAGGATAGCATAAATGGATCCATAGTATTCGATGGATCCGTATGGCCCCCATCTGAGCTAGGTCTCCTCAGGAGTCCCATAAAGCTGCACGTTAGGGATGGGACTATAGTCAAAGTTGAGGGAGGTAGCGAGGCCAAGGTCTTCGAAGCTTGGCTCAAGTCTTTCAAAGATCCGAATATGCTCAGGATAGCTCACCTATCCTACGGTTGCAATCCCGGAGCTAAGCTCACTGGGAACATATTGGAGGATGAGAGGGTTTGGGGTTCCTCAGCAGTTTCCAGAAAGTTAACTTTATATAACCTTATCTGGATATACCTACACGATAAAATTTATAAATTGAGAGATCTCGCATTCTGTGCCCGATATGTGGTGATACGTAGCACCGAATGGGCACATGCACAGGATGAGGGGAGCCCCGTTGCCCCTGAAAGCCATCAATGAGGATAGCAGCAGTGCTATCCGAGATGGAACGGGTAGTAAATGTTAACTACCCGACAACGGAGATTATGGCTGAAGCAAGCGATACTCGGAATGCATGATTGGAGCGATCGATAGACTTTTTTCATGTAGAAACTAGCGTTCCTCTCATTAAGTTCGGAGCCCATCGAAGGAAATGGGAACCGTTATACCGCTGCGTTGGCAGATCACCGGGTGAGAGGCTGAGTAGGAATTCGATCAAGTTTTTAGCAGCTCTTCTGCTCCTCATCATGGGTGCACTAGTGCTATATGAGAGGAAGCCCGGCTTCGTTGTGGCGAGTCCCCTCGATTCTTACACGGATTTCTCAATGGACCTCACCTCCAGGATAGGGCTAGGGGAGAGGAACACAGCTATTTCCCCATATAGCGTCTACATCGCCCTTCTCATGCTGACAGAAGGTGCTGGAGGCGATACTAAGGACGAGCTCATGAGAGCGATGAGGATCTCCTCCCTGGATGAAGCTAGAAATTGGTTCAACGCGAGCATCGAGAGGTTCACGGGTGTCGAGAGAGGGGCGAGGGCTGAGGTAGCTGACAGCGTATGGGTGAAGGAGGGATTCCCGGTCAGTGAGAAATATCTGGAGGTCGTCAGAAAATACTACTTAGCTGAAGTGCTCAGCTTCAGAGATCCAGCTGATGCCGTGCCCAGGATAAATGGATGGATCTTCAATAGAACTAACGGGCTGATAGATAAGGTAGTCGATGAACTGGATCCTAGAGCTGTGGTAGTGCTAGTGAATACGATCTACTTCAAGGCGAACTGGACGATTCCGTTCGAGAGAGTTGAGAAGGGGGATTTCCACTCCCCTGATGGCATTGAGACAGCTGACTATCTCAGGGGCCGAGTTAAGGCCAATTACTTAGATGCTGGGGATTACGTAGCTCTGGCCCTCAGTTATAGTGGTACTGATGTCAAGTTCGTCGTCCTCATGCCTAAGGGCGATCTGAAAGGATTCTTGGGTGGCATGGGGAGGGAGAAGCTGCTGGAGATATTCGAGAAGCTCTTCAACTCGTCTGAGAGTGATATAGACCTATCATTACCGAAGTTCGATATAGATAGCGGCCCCCTCGACCTCGAAAGCGTGCTGGTATCGATGGGCATGAAGAAGATATTCATCCCAGGGGAGGCTGATTTAAGCCCCATGGTGGAGGGGAGCGAGGAGCTGTGCGTCGATAAAGTGCTGCACAGGGCTAGGGTGAAGGTGGATCTCTACGGGACCGAGGCTGCTGCTGCGACAGCCGTAATAATAAGATTGACAGCAATGCCTTCCCAGGAGATCTCAGTGAAGATAGACAGGCCCTTCGCTTTCTTCCTAGTCGATCCAGAAAATAAGGCGATACTCTTCGCTGGGAGCTTCGTCCATCCTTAACCTTCAAGCTCTTCCCCCTTCACCTCCTCAACTTTCTCCTGAGGCTCCCCATCCTGACCCCTTCAGGATGTTAAACTGAATCATCTAATTCCAAATAAGAAATATTCTACTTATGCTCCAATCCCTGGTATGACTCTCTTACCCCAAGGCCTCATCAATCCCAGAATATTAGAGAGCTCCCGGGGCTTAATAGGTAACTTAGATGCCAGATCGCTGCTCCAATTCTCCTCTACTGAATAGGATCTGGATCCTTAAGCAAGCGTCGAGAGTAGCCGATTTATTTGAGGAAATGTTTCCGAACAGTAAGTTCAACAAAATTCCCTCTAGGAATTCATATAATCTATGGAGTAGCCTAAAAACTTTGAATTATATGGCCCCTATCAACCTGAGGAGTATTGGAATTACAGTCGCTCCCCATATCGTCAGAATGATCCCTATGACCCATTTAAAGTCGCTGTGCATCTCCTTCCTCAACTGATTAATTTCCTCCCTCAGCTGTGTTATCTTTTGGTCCACTTCTACCCTCAACTGGTTCATTTCCCCTCTCAACTGATTAATTTCCTCCCTCAATTGGTTAATCTCTCCCCTCAACTCCCTTATGTCTTCCTTTTTGGCCACGTCAGCTATAATCGAATTTATCATCAAAATTCTCACATCCGGTTCCGTCACGAGAAGCTCCGCGAGCCTCTTCCTCAGCCTCTTATCAGCTTCTATCTCATTTATCACCCTCTCCGCGAGCGGCTCCATTCGACATCACTCAGAATTGGAGAGAGAAATATATAAACTTCACTGGGGAAAAGTTTTCCTAGGCGCACGCTTTTCTCTCACTTCAGTGCAACTGTTGTTCGGCTATTCAAGTTACCTCTAATGAGCCCATTTCCCTAGGTCAAGCGTAGAGTCTTCGCTCAGGGGGAAATCTTACTTCGAAATCACGTGATGCTGAGGTGTGAAGCGATCCTCAGAGCTACTCATAGATGAGCTATATATTCTTTCAGGGAATTAGTAGCTTTCATAAAATCCCCCTCAAGCCGAAATTATCCTTCAAGTCCCTCATCTCCTTAATCGATTCGCCTAACCTGAGGCCCACTCGAACCTCGGCCATTGAGCTAGACCACACGAGCTATAAGATTAGCTCCACGCTCAAATATAAGCTCGGCGGCAGATTTTTATTCTCGAAAAATGATAATAATTGATGCCCAGCATCGAGGAGTGGGAGGAGCTTGAGGAGGAAGCCAGGGAGCTGAGGAGGAGGGAAGCTGATTGGGATTTCATAGAGTCGCAGCCCCCAAGGTTGAGGGCAGCCCTGAAGTTCTATGTGGAGACGGGGGACCTTTACGTAGCATCCAGGATAGCCGATATGAGCATAGAGGAGTTCAACGATCTCAGGAAGAGGGCGAGGATTCCGAATGTCTGCTGAGGCCTTCGCTATAGCCGATACTTGCTTTCTAATAGATTGGGCATCTTGGAGGCAGAGGGACCTCTTATTCAAGCTCTTCAAAACAGTTTTCGTCCCCGAATCTGTCATCAAGGAGATATCTATTCTCAAGGCCTCGGCCAGCCGCATATATCGTTGGCGCATATTATGCCTGAGATTACCGCAGCCTCCACTCCCCCTCCGGGGAAAGTCGATGCCCCCACCAAATAGAGGCCCCTTATCGGCGTCTTGAAGTAGGGCCTCTTAACGCCTATGGATTGATCGAAAGCATATATAGCGCCCTCAGGCATCGAGGTGTACCTCTCGAATGTCTTGGGAGTGGCTTCATCTTGCACAACTATCTTTTCCCTTATACCGGGGATTATCCTATCTGCTTCACTTATCAGAGTTTCGGCAATCTCCTTCTTCATCCTCAGGTACTCATCGGTCCCCCTCTCGGGGAAATCCCTGTAGTTAGCTGGAGCTATTATTGTGACGCTGGCCTTACCGGGTGGAGCTAAGCTCCTGTCAGCGTTAGAGTTTATGACGATATCGCAACTCCCGTCCAAGTTCTTTATCAGCGTCGGGTAGCTGGATAGATCCATATCGACGCCCAGGAAGACCATGAAGCAAGATGGGGACATCTTGAGTCCCCTTATGTAATCAACGAACTCCCTACTCAAGTGCTCCTCCCCGACCAACTCGAGGAAGGTGGTCTTGGCGTTCACGTTCGAAACTATTATCGGAGCTCTGATCAAATTACCGCCTGCAATCACTCCAATAGCTCTACCATCCCTCACCACTATCTTATCGACCCTCCTATTGACCAGTACTTGGCCCCCATGCTCCCTTATGAATTCAGCTAGGGCCTCAGCGAAAGTACCCGCCCCTCCCTTAGGGAAGAAGCCACCGTGGATGTAGTAGGAGACGCAGGCTGTTAAAGCGCTACTAGCTGGAGCTTTATCCGGGGATGTCCCAACGTAACCTATGAGGGCGCTTAAGAGTTCCTTCAGCCCCTCATCCCTGAAGTACTCATCGAGCTTCTCCTTGAAGCTCTTCCCCATCCAATCGTAGAAGTGGGGATGCTCCCTAGGGTAATCGAGGAGCTTCCTCTCCCCAAAGACTTTCACTATCAACTCAGCCGGTAGGGGGACCCCGTATACATCATCCCTGTAGCACTCCTCATAAGCCCTCTCAGCTTCATAGAAGAACCTCTCTATGTTCTCCCTCTCACTCGGGAACATCTCATATAGGGCAGCGATGAACTCCACCAGGCTATCAGCCCTTATGGCCTTCCCCCTGAATATGAACATCCTGGAGTTCTTCACGAATAAATCATCCTTTTTGAGACCTAATTCTCTGAGAAGATATGTTATAGGTCCTTTCTCCCATAGACCGCTCACATCCTCCACTCCTGAATTGAAAACGAAGCCCCTCCTCCTGAAGGAGGAGCAGTAGCCACCCACTTGATAGTGCTGCTCCAACACCAATACTCTGTAGCCCCTCTTGGAGAGGAGGGCCCCGCATGTGAGGCCTCCTATGCCCGAGCCGATTATTATCACATCGTAATCCCCGCCCCCAGTTCTCACTTCCCAATCGTACTTCTTGAACTCAGACACAGCTCTCATGGCTGGGAGCTTCACGGGGAGGATGGATGAGAGGAATATGCCTAAAGCTATCAGGGAGTTGGAGAGTATGAGGGTGAGGGGGAAGCTCAGGAGCAAGAATATCAGGGAGTTCAATGCGAAGATGAAGGCCCAGGAAGCCGTTATAATGTTATTTATCATTGTGAAGGATTCATCTTTCCAGTAAACCTCGGGATAATCCCTCATAGAGACTTGCAATGTGTAAGGCCTCCTGAGGGCTATGGATAATGCTGCCATTAGGAAGAGGGTCAAGTAGCCCAGGAAACCGCTCTCATCCACGAAGATGCTGAGGCCGAACGCGAAGGTGGCGAGGGAAGCTAGGGAGAAGTAGAGGAAGGAAACGAGATCCATTATGTTGAAACTACGCTTAAAGATCTGAGGTATCAGGAGGATCGAGGATATCGCTAGCGGAATTATGATCCCTAAGTAGCTCCCGATCCCGCAGAGTGTCCAGTAGAGGATCCATGGTATGAAGGAAATTAAGATGTAGAGAATGCCTCTCATAAGCCTCCCAGGGGCTCAGGATATATAAACTTCCCCTCGAAAATTCCTCGGATGACCCTTAAACTTTTCCATCAGCTGCTTATGTTCGGGAAGGCTCTGTGGAAAAGGTTAAATAGGAGCCTTGAGCTATTATATGGATTTTAGAGTATATGCCTCGATGAAAAGAGGATTGAAAGTAAGCCTCTCCACCTCTCTCATCAGATCTTCCTCATTTTCAGGCAACTTACCTCACTGCAGGTCATTGGAGGGACCTTATTTATCTTTTTTTGATACGCTCGAGCGGAGTTCGTTCGGATAAATGTATTAGCCCTATGTCTCAGAATTCATTATTGAGGATATAATTTTACCAGAAAATTGAGGTTTTGCGAGAACTCTCAGCAGCTCACTGCGGATTTCAAGTTCCCCCCTAAGGAGGAAACTTCTAATGTTTCCCCCTGTAGCACCATAGTACGGATCTGAGGAGGTACATGCTGACCTAAAAGGAGAGCATAAGGGATCTGAGAGTCGAGGACAGAGATATAGAAGTTAGGGAAAACAAAAACTTCATATCATCTATGATAGGGCCTAGAAGAGCCGGAAAGACTTACTTCCTCTACAACTTGATCCGGAGGAGGGGACTCGGAGATGGGGATTTCATCTTCCTGAATTTCGAGGAGCCGGTAGAGATAGAGGAACTGGATGAAGCTCCTTGAGAACGTCGTGTTCATCTAGCTACTGAAGAGAGGACTTTCTCAGAATGAAAACATATTTTACTTCAGCTTCGGGGGTTACGAAGTGGAATTCTTGGTCAAGGATGGAGGAATTAAGTTGCAAGTCACTCACGCCTCAGGGAGGGCTGAGATAGATGAATATTGAGGCCGGAAGTATATTTAACTCGGATGCTCAGTGGCTTGGGACTATGAGGATGGGCTCCTTCAGGGGAACAAGAGGATAAAGATCCTGCCACTTTGGAAGTGGATCGCAGAATTTGAAAATTAGCTGTTTGAAGCCTCTCCCGAGATTGAGAAGCGATCCCTCAGGGAGAACTCCCTCCTGAATTTCCCATGGGACTCCTCTATCGCATCCAAATGCTTAAGGCTGAGCTCTCTCAGCTTCCTGAAGGACCTCCTAATAGCGAGCTCCCTCAAGGATTCCTCTCTCACTAAACCACCTCGCGATTTAATCATGATCGGCTTATAATTTTAGCTGCATCTTCTCGAGGCCGTGCGTCGCTACTTCAGTTGGATTCCTCGGCATCCGATCCCTAACAGGTTAGCTATTGAACTTAACAGCTCCAATAAAAAATTCAGTCTAGAGTGCTCCTATTGAACACCCTAGCCGATAGGAGCGTGAATATCGATGTGAGCAGCAGGAGAGCTGAGAGGCTCAGATATATGGGGAGCGAGGAGATCCCCGTCATGAAATATCTGGTTAAATCGACTGAGTAAGTCAGCGGGTTTACGTAGAATATGGGCTTCACCACATCAGGTAAGTTGTTTATCGGGTAGAATGCACCGCTCAGGAATATCAGCGGGAATATCAGGACATTCACTATGAGCTGGAATCCCTCAGGGCTCCTCATCTTCGAGGCTATAGCTATTCCCAAGCTGTTGAACATCAGCGAAGTTATGAAGCATATCGCGATAGCGAATGGGAGGCCCTCTATCCTGAGGGATGGTACTATGACGTACATCAAAGCTATTATCAGTAGAGACTGAAGGGCGGATGTTATAGAATCCCCCAAGGCCCTCCCGATTATAGCGTAAGTCCTGGAAGCTGGTGCAACTAGCACTTCCTTGAGGAAACCGAACTCCTTGTCAAATATCACCGAGATGCCCCCTATGAAGCTGGAGGAGAAAGCAGTCATTACAGCTATCCCAGGAGCTAAGAAGGCGAGGTAATCCACCCCTATCGCCGCGGACATCCCCCTCATGGAGGCGCTGAATCCCATCCCTAGGAAGAGGAAGAACATGAGGGGATTTATTATGGTCCCTAAGACCCTGGATCTAGCCCTGAAATATCTCTTCAACTGTCTGTACAGCATAGCGTAGACTATATTCCTCTCATTCATCTTAATCACCTCACCCTGTGCCTCATCCTCACGCTCTCCCTCCAATCCGCTTCCTCATCCCTTATCTCCCTCCCGGTGTAATGGAGGAAGACATCGCTCAGAGAAGGCTGGGTATACTTTATCTCCTCTATCCTTATCCCCATCCTATTAGCTACTTCGAAGACGCCGGGTATGACCCTAGATGCATTATTGACGCTAAGAGCGAGCACCCCATCTAGCTCCCTGTACCTCAAAACCATACCATCTTCCTGAAGCTCCTCGACGAGCCTCATCAAGCTGCTCTTGTCTCCAGTCCTCACGTAAATGACATCTCCTCCTATCCCCTGCTTCAGCTCATCGGGGCTCCCTATAGCCACTATCCTTCCGTGATCTATTATAGCTACTCTATCGCAGAGCCTCTCGGCTTCCTCTATGTAGTGAGTCGTCAGGAAAACGGTGACCCCGGCTTCATTCCTCAGCCTCTCCACGTACTCCCATATCTTCGCTCTAGTCTGCGGATCCAATCCTATCGTCGGCTCATCCAAGAAGAGTATTTCGGGCTCGTGCATCAAGCCCCTGGCTATCTCAAGCCTCCTTATCATACCCCCGCTGTAGTTCTTCACCTCTACGTCCTTGAACTTCGTCAGCTCAGCGAACTCCAGGCTCTCCTCTATCCTCCTCCTCAGCTCCTCCCCCCTCAGCCCGTATATCAGGCCGTGTATGTAGAGGTTCTCCCAACCCGTGAGGTTCCTGTCGACAGATGGATCTTGGAAAACTATCCCTATCCTCTCCCTGACCTTCACCGGCTCTTCGACAACATTATAGCCAGCCACGTAAGCTTCTCCGCTAGTAGGCCTCATCAAAGTCACCAGTATGTTTATAGTGGTCGTCTTCCCAGCTCCATTCGGTCCGAGAAATCCGAAGATTTCCCCTTTCCTAACATCGAAGCTTATCCCATCCACAGCCCTCAGGTCACCGAACTTCTTAACCAGATCCCTAACTGAGATAGCTTTCATCTCACATCACCCAATATCCTGCTCAGATCCTGGATCAGCCTCCAGAAGGCCCTCCTCACCTCATCCCTCTGCTCCTCCGTCATCCTCCCGTACTTGGAGGCCAGCTCCTCAAGGAGGGGGAAAATATCGTGGGGCACCATCTTTTTCAATATCTTAATTCTATCGGCCCTTTCCATGAAACATCTTATCCTATCCTCATTTTCCTTTAAATATTTTACCCCATCCTCCGTTATGCTGTAGACGGTCCTCCTCCCCTCCCTGCCGGATCTCACTAAACCCTCGCTCTCCAGGGAACGGAGGGTAGGATAAACTACCCCTGGGCTGGGCGGATGACCTAGCGTATCCCCTATCCTCCTCATGATCTCATACCCGTGGAGGGGCTCCTCCCTTATCGCGTCCAGCACTAGGAGCCTGAAGAGGCCCTTCACCGGAGGCCCGTGGAACATATATCTATCGATACATCTAGAGATATATTTTATATAAAAACTTTTTGC
The sequence above is drawn from the Candidatus Korarchaeum cryptofilum OPF8 genome and encodes:
- a CDS encoding ABC transporter permease, translated to MNERNIVYAMLYRQLKRYFRARSRVLGTIINPLMFFLFLGMGFSASMRGMSAAIGVDYLAFLAPGIAVMTAFSSSFIGGISVIFDKEFGFLKEVLVAPASRTYAIIGRALGDSITSALQSLLIIALMYVIVPSLRIEGLPFAIAICFITSLMFNSLGIAIASKMRSPEGFQLIVNVLIFPLIFLSGAFYPINNLPDVVKPIFYVNPLTYSVDLTRYFMTGISSLPIYLSLSALLLLTSIFTLLSARVFNRSTLD
- a CDS encoding ATP-binding cassette domain-containing protein; its protein translation is MKAISVRDLVKKFGDLRAVDGISFDVRKGEIFGFLGPNGAGKTTTINILVTLMRPTSGEAYVAGYNVVEEPVKVRERIGIVFQDPSVDRNLTGWENLYIHGLIYGLRGEELRRRIEESLEFAELTKFKDVEVKNYSGGMIRRLEIARGLMHEPEILFLDEPTIGLDPQTRAKIWEYVERLRNEAGVTVFLTTHYIEEAERLCDRVAIIDHGRIVAIGSPDELKQGIGGDVIYVRTGDKSSLMRLVEELQEDGMVLRYRELDGVLALSVNNASRVIPGVFEVANRMGIRIEEIKYTQPSLSDVFLHYTGREIRDEEADWRESVRMRHRVR
- a CDS encoding PadR family transcriptional regulator, which gives rise to MFHGPPVKGLFRLLVLDAIREEPLHGYEIMRRIGDTLGHPPSPGVVYPTLRSLESEGLVRSGREGRRTVYSITEDGVKYLKENEDRIRCFMERADRIKILKKMVPHDIFPLLEELASKYGRMTEEQRDEVRRAFWRLIQDLSRILGDVR